One window of the Deltaproteobacteria bacterium genome contains the following:
- a CDS encoding helix-turn-helix domain-containing protein — translation MKITYDRDIDYMEIFFSKEANYGDELSDNIMVFKSEKTDKTIGYAFEAASETVFNADFLHLTTKLAALLKIVRTVEDLTQEEAAKRIGDITLRHYQRLEAGEDTTLEMLERITAAFPKQDFSKMLRKGA, via the coding sequence ATGAAAATCACATATGATCGAGACATCGACTACATGGAAATCTTCTTTAGCAAAGAAGCGAACTACGGTGACGAGCTCAGTGATAACATTATGGTTTTCAAATCGGAAAAGACCGATAAGACGATCGGCTACGCTTTCGAAGCCGCAAGCGAAACTGTCTTTAATGCTGACTTTCTACATTTAACGACGAAACTCGCGGCACTTCTTAAGATCGTTCGAACTGTTGAGGACCTGACGCAGGAAGAGGCCGCAAAGAGAATCGGCGACATTACCTTGCGCCATTATCAACGCCTCGAGGCCGGCGAAGATACCACTCTCGAAATGCTCGAAAGAATCACCGCAGCGTTTCCAAAGCAAGACTTCTCAAAAATGCTCCGGAAGGGCGCTTGA
- a CDS encoding TraB/GumN family protein: protein MKFFMKHGCKAYKVVSVLLPLVLAGCAIGKKSNESISAGKLRPIFYEVSKNGKKIGTLFGTIHLGVNADDLPSSFFATFDESDHFVAEIDPESLKGDQKSTLFESFGRGKIRSGMSEISSDTQKSLRKYFQSFHAEYGSGQGAADLEFLEKLDLSGLVGYTNMVYQAKGQVEVVNRLQSSRHLKKFLDFDLVDRAKQLKMTTTYLDAPLMELLRQCASRESSVRFLSKVASAERPEVEYADVYIDLVSAYRRGEKDYTRYYDSTDQQLKCLIDKRNVLWKTSIVGAFRAYENTFVAVGRLHLDVGPESLVSLLQSDGYSVEVKQFD, encoded by the coding sequence ATGAAATTTTTCATGAAGCACGGTTGCAAGGCATATAAAGTCGTTTCGGTCCTGTTGCCACTCGTGTTGGCGGGCTGCGCGATCGGCAAAAAATCTAATGAATCAATATCGGCCGGAAAACTGAGACCTATTTTTTATGAGGTTTCGAAAAACGGTAAAAAAATAGGAACTCTTTTTGGTACGATTCATTTAGGGGTTAACGCCGACGACCTTCCTAGTTCGTTTTTTGCCACCTTCGATGAATCCGATCATTTTGTAGCGGAGATTGATCCAGAGAGTCTGAAGGGCGATCAGAAGTCTACGCTCTTTGAGAGTTTTGGTAGAGGTAAGATTCGCAGTGGTATGTCCGAGATTAGTAGCGACACACAGAAATCGCTTCGTAAATATTTTCAATCCTTTCATGCTGAATACGGCAGTGGTCAGGGTGCTGCTGACCTTGAATTCCTGGAGAAATTAGACCTCAGCGGGTTGGTTGGCTATACGAATATGGTCTACCAAGCAAAAGGCCAAGTAGAGGTGGTGAATCGTCTTCAGAGTTCGCGTCACCTCAAAAAGTTTCTCGACTTTGATTTAGTTGACCGCGCCAAGCAGTTGAAAATGACGACGACTTATCTGGATGCACCTTTAATGGAACTCCTGCGTCAATGCGCGAGCCGGGAATCTTCCGTCCGCTTTCTTTCAAAGGTCGCTTCGGCAGAAAGACCCGAGGTTGAGTACGCAGATGTATACATCGATTTAGTTTCTGCCTATCGACGAGGTGAAAAAGACTATACTAGATATTATGACTCTACTGATCAGCAGCTAAAATGCTTAATCGACAAGCGCAATGTCCTATGGAAAACGTCAATTGTCGGAGCGTTTCGCGCTTATGAGAACACTTTCGTTGCGGTCGGACGTTTGCACCTAGATGTTGGACCCGAGTCGCTCGTATCGTTGCTTCAGTCCGATGGGTACTCCGTTGAGGTAAAACAATTCGATTGA
- a CDS encoding helix-turn-helix domain-containing protein, whose translation MKFGNEKHLKLLKSPAVVDEKAFDEILTQTFKEDEQGAKAEQVPTSIFENRKRWIKAQDVARELGISVRTVYDWHHRPHRRNTPPGLFNKFNGHLFLSTEALNLWMTQQATRRRR comes from the coding sequence ATGAAATTCGGAAACGAAAAGCACTTGAAGCTATTGAAAAGTCCTGCGGTCGTCGATGAAAAAGCGTTTGATGAGATTCTCACGCAAACATTCAAAGAAGATGAGCAGGGGGCGAAAGCAGAGCAAGTGCCCACGTCGATCTTTGAAAATCGAAAGAGGTGGATAAAAGCGCAGGATGTGGCGCGTGAACTCGGGATTTCTGTGCGCACAGTTTATGACTGGCACCATAGACCTCACCGACGAAACACGCCGCCTGGGCTTTTTAATAAGTTTAATGGTCATTTATTTCTTAGTACCGAAGCACTGAATCTCTGGATGACTCAACAGGCAACACGTCGAAGACGTTAA
- a CDS encoding tyrosine-type recombinase/integrase, with amino-acid sequence MGISKLKIANGETKWQVRVWENGRGSRRINRRFDRRTDAEAFLLQFESKIEEERKSPFKGCSFEDRTFRDEAANWLRDGELRFSPSHLVRVKGVLKEILPRFGDLTMDKFTPEFLAKYQQEEKARGLENASVNRKTEVFTTILNFAVKQRRIPFNPANGFRKLRKSTTEMEFWDQDEAAAFLTFANMTYPKDSTDRWVYVVYLLALNTAMRAGEIWGLRPSDLSRDGRSIQVRRQFNRVTLEMAPTKSKKSRLAPLNDELREELEHLIQAKSIEADETIFMNELRNPVCHENFVKRQFLVDVKAWGGRSIRFHDLRHSATTMMIAGGIDLKTVKEICGHADIATTMTYVHLISGAVERVAQVFSVTRNVQQPQLLIANARDVTEVKAETKTEMQNETKDDVTEEPSLRATGLTKGGEPI; translated from the coding sequence ATGGGAATATCAAAACTGAAAATCGCCAATGGCGAAACAAAATGGCAGGTTCGAGTTTGGGAGAACGGCCGCGGAAGTCGTCGCATCAATCGAAGGTTTGATCGACGAACGGATGCGGAAGCGTTTCTCTTGCAGTTCGAATCTAAGATCGAGGAAGAAAGAAAAAGTCCATTTAAGGGCTGTTCGTTTGAAGATCGAACTTTTCGTGACGAAGCCGCCAACTGGTTAAGAGACGGAGAGCTTCGCTTTTCACCCTCGCACTTGGTGCGGGTGAAGGGTGTACTTAAAGAAATCTTACCGCGATTCGGCGATCTAACGATGGACAAGTTCACGCCGGAATTTCTTGCGAAGTATCAGCAGGAAGAAAAAGCTCGGGGTCTTGAGAATGCTTCCGTTAATCGCAAGACCGAAGTCTTTACTACGATCTTAAACTTTGCGGTGAAGCAAAGGCGGATTCCGTTTAATCCGGCGAATGGATTTCGGAAGTTGCGAAAGTCGACGACCGAGATGGAATTCTGGGATCAAGATGAAGCGGCGGCATTTCTTACCTTCGCTAATATGACTTATCCTAAGGACTCCACGGATCGTTGGGTTTATGTGGTTTATCTTTTGGCGCTGAACACCGCGATGCGGGCTGGTGAAATCTGGGGACTAAGGCCTTCGGATCTGTCGCGCGATGGTCGGTCGATCCAAGTCAGGCGCCAGTTCAATCGGGTAACGCTCGAGATGGCTCCGACGAAATCAAAGAAGTCGAGGCTTGCTCCGCTAAACGATGAACTTCGCGAAGAGCTTGAGCACTTAATACAAGCGAAGTCGATCGAGGCTGACGAGACGATCTTCATGAACGAACTTCGAAACCCTGTCTGTCACGAAAACTTCGTGAAGAGGCAGTTCTTAGTCGACGTGAAAGCTTGGGGCGGACGATCGATTCGGTTCCACGACCTAAGGCACTCGGCGACGACAATGATGATTGCCGGAGGCATCGATCTGAAAACGGTGAAAGAGATCTGCGGCCATGCCGACATCGCAACAACGATGACGTACGTGCACCTGATCTCTGGCGCCGTCGAGCGCGTCGCGCAGGTGTTTTCTGTCACTCGCAACGTTCAGCAGCCGCAGTTGCTGATCGCAAACGCGAGGGACGTCACCGAGGTGAAAGCAGAGACGAAAACTGAGATGCAAAACGAGACGAAAGATGACGTGACCGAAGAGCCCTCGTTAAGGGCGACGGGCCTAACGAAAGGTGGTGAACCGATTTAA
- a CDS encoding radical SAM protein gives MNEAKAPEFDAIGLPADKSAFIHLCWLLHNQCNHRCSYCSEINWGGTFRDLDLKQAKNFVEKAIQHFAGRRLMVSFTGGEPTLWPEFGVFVDWLKSKNAIIAMTTNGTRHRTFFQEHAKSFSWISFSYHPEFTRADRFLENVIEVSRHCPVSIRIMFPPSEIEFKKSKEFLDLVKKYEADGRFPSFVRCEAVPIANGFGTEFTAPAAYSNDQERVLNESNFCIHPDRDPIKEGHVPIGDLLAFKVEQSLNGSSFDAHELISTGRANFENWLCDIGLEQLFIDHRGQVLRAGCRVGGPVGWLKQGFFDFPAEPVLCPKTYCHCITDVLTSKRSPAWQKANSGEVVGSLSRLWFLIVKTKFRFFNWMTQTAFKIDEENKSQVFTVSWIRKLLFQFKRHFFLAARFVLFEVFYNGGIRFFWSRPVRKPYYFLRFQFRKRILGKTNI, from the coding sequence ATGAATGAAGCTAAAGCGCCAGAATTTGATGCGATCGGACTTCCTGCGGACAAGTCCGCATTCATTCATCTTTGCTGGCTCTTGCACAATCAATGTAATCATCGCTGCTCTTACTGTTCTGAAATCAACTGGGGCGGAACCTTTCGCGACCTTGATTTGAAGCAAGCAAAAAATTTCGTGGAGAAAGCGATTCAGCACTTCGCTGGGCGTCGGTTGATGGTGTCTTTCACGGGTGGCGAGCCGACTCTTTGGCCCGAATTTGGAGTGTTTGTCGACTGGTTAAAGTCGAAGAACGCCATCATCGCAATGACAACCAACGGAACTCGGCATCGAACGTTTTTTCAAGAGCATGCTAAGAGTTTCAGTTGGATCAGTTTTAGCTATCACCCGGAATTCACTCGCGCTGATCGATTTCTAGAAAATGTGATCGAAGTTTCGCGACACTGTCCGGTGAGTATTCGAATCATGTTTCCGCCGTCAGAAATCGAATTTAAGAAATCAAAAGAGTTTTTAGATCTCGTCAAAAAATATGAGGCAGACGGCCGTTTTCCTAGCTTTGTCCGCTGCGAAGCTGTGCCGATTGCCAATGGATTTGGGACAGAGTTCACGGCACCGGCTGCTTATTCCAACGATCAAGAGCGCGTTTTGAACGAATCCAATTTTTGTATCCATCCTGATAGAGATCCAATCAAGGAGGGTCATGTGCCGATAGGTGATCTGCTAGCGTTTAAAGTCGAGCAATCGTTAAACGGTAGTTCCTTCGACGCTCACGAACTGATTTCCACGGGTAGAGCAAATTTCGAGAACTGGCTATGTGATATTGGACTTGAACAGCTATTTATTGATCACCGGGGTCAGGTTCTTAGGGCGGGCTGCCGGGTTGGCGGACCTGTCGGCTGGTTAAAACAAGGTTTTTTTGACTTCCCGGCAGAGCCAGTGCTTTGCCCTAAAACCTATTGTCATTGCATCACCGATGTTTTGACTTCAAAACGGTCACCCGCCTGGCAGAAAGCGAATTCCGGCGAAGTAGTAGGCTCGTTGTCACGACTGTGGTTTCTAATCGTCAAAACAAAATTTCGTTTTTTCAACTGGATGACCCAAACCGCATTTAAAATCGACGAGGAAAATAAATCCCAAGTCTTCACAGTCTCGTGGATCCGCAAGCTATTGTTTCAATTTAAGCGGCACTTCTTTTTAGCTGCCCGATTTGTCCTGTTTGAAGTTTTCTACAATGGTGGCATTCGGTTTTTCTGGTCGCGACCTGTGCGAAAGCCATATTATTTTTTGCGATTTCAATTTCGTAAGCGAATTCTGGGAAAGACCAATATTTAA
- a CDS encoding DUF4010 domain-containing protein produces MKSGKKGKLLGLIPASYGRWVKAFFVIFWLAVITVLLPSEPIDPWGLFSPRKVTLLVLVLITIQTLGGILSQALGSRAGSFLSGFVGGVFSSTAVTAQIARNSHNLTDDENRVATLSFLGSILAQMVLALALAIIGSTGHLLDVALLIGLPIIGAALLTVFRSRKVRVLGTIPNHRDPLSDLLGIAKLSLFIIAIIAVSKFLQQEFGQNGLSTLTFLVSLFEVHGSIIANLQLEEHRAIDHAMLRSLISIGLIASLVSKLALGLFLGNRFFKRRIAIWSLFLAMWVLAGWVAASALTTNI; encoded by the coding sequence GTGAAAAGCGGAAAAAAAGGAAAGCTTCTTGGACTGATTCCGGCGTCTTACGGGCGCTGGGTGAAAGCATTCTTCGTGATCTTTTGGCTTGCCGTGATTACGGTTCTTCTGCCGTCCGAGCCGATCGATCCTTGGGGCCTTTTTTCACCTAGAAAAGTCACACTACTAGTTTTGGTTTTGATTACGATTCAAACCCTCGGTGGCATATTGAGCCAAGCTTTAGGTAGTCGCGCGGGATCATTTCTCTCTGGTTTCGTCGGCGGAGTTTTTTCAAGCACGGCCGTTACGGCGCAAATTGCACGAAATAGTCACAATTTAACCGACGACGAAAATCGTGTAGCGACACTTTCTTTTCTCGGTTCGATTTTGGCACAGATGGTTTTAGCGCTCGCACTTGCTATCATCGGTTCCACTGGCCACCTTCTCGACGTGGCTCTTTTGATCGGCCTACCAATCATTGGCGCTGCGCTGTTAACCGTGTTTCGCTCTCGCAAAGTCCGCGTGTTAGGCACCATTCCTAATCATCGAGATCCACTCTCAGACTTATTGGGAATCGCCAAGCTCAGTCTGTTTATTATCGCCATCATTGCGGTTTCCAAGTTTCTTCAGCAAGAGTTTGGCCAAAATGGCCTGTCCACACTTACATTTTTGGTTTCACTTTTCGAAGTCCACGGGTCGATTATTGCCAATTTACAGCTCGAAGAGCATAGAGCCATTGATCACGCGATGTTGCGAAGCTTGATTTCGATAGGACTTATCGCCTCACTGGTCTCAAAACTCGCGCTCGGGCTGTTCCTAGGCAATCGCTTCTTTAAACGCAGAATCGCGATCTGGAGCTTGTTCTTAGCAATGTGGGTATTAGCTGGTTGGGTTGCAGCAAGCGCACTTACAACAAATATTTAA